One Heterodontus francisci isolate sHetFra1 chromosome 37, sHetFra1.hap1, whole genome shotgun sequence genomic window carries:
- the hes2.1 gene encoding transcription factor HES-2.1 has translation MSPHLYESSTTENGQFTAQLSKSKKREASELRKTLKPLMEKRRRARINDSLNQLKTLILPLIGKDSPRYSKLEKADILEMTVRFLQNLPKTPLYDRLDSYQEGYRACLIQLGNLLPSSKLMETEACDRLTDYLERCMELHLVSYCPHSHNIRTPAGPEVSRECSRSLDQSHPTESSADHRPSAASLSPRHNQQTISGHQENSIWRPW, from the exons atgtctcctcatctctacgAATCGAGCACGACTGAGAATGGACAGTTCACTGCACAATTGAGCAAAAGTAAAAAAAGAGAAGCCAGTGAGTTAAGAAAG ACTCTGAAACCATTAATGGAAAAGAGGAGACGTGCGCGGATCAATGACAGTCTGAATCAGTTAAAGACTCTGATTCTGCCCCTGATTGGAAAAGAT AGTCCACGATATTCCAAATTGGAAAAGGCTGATATTCTGGAAATGACTGTTCGATTTCTCCAGAATTTGCCCAAAACACCGCTTTACG ATCGCCTGGACAGCTACCAGGAGGGTTACCGTGCCTGCCTCATTCAGCTGGGCAACCTTCTCCCGTCTTCAAAGCTCATGGAAACGGAAGCTTGCGATCGTCTCACAGACTACCTGGAGAGGTGCATGGAGTTGCATTTGGTCTCTTATTGTCCTCACTCTCACAACATCAGGACCCCGGCAGGTCCAGAGGTTTCGCGCGAGTGTTCACGGAGCTTAGACCAGTCTCACCCAACTGAGAGCTCAGCGGATCACCGTCCTTCAGCAGCCAGTCTCAGCCCTCGACACAACCAACAAACCATCTCAGGCCACCAGGAGAACTCTATCTGGAGACCCTGGTAG